Proteins from a single region of Gemmatimonadota bacterium:
- a CDS encoding sulfatase-like hydrolase/transferase — MSALEKTNIVFILADDMAVWAAGCYGNAEIRTPNLDRMAATGVRFENFFVTIPVCSASRASFLTGRIPSQHGVHDFIAGQVNFGTKGLSFLDDEVCYTNILADNGWACGLSGKWHLGNSSLPQCGFSHWFAHPGGAGVYNDQEMIRDGVTEVVPGYVTHVITDDALEYIDAHAEDENPFYLSVHYTAPHAPWIGHPQDIVDSYDDCAFETCPQEPLHPWAKVPEDDADLPARSMRGLSNNLGQRESLKGYFAAVTAMDLDVGRILDKLEEKGLRENTLVVFTSDNGYSCGQHGFWGKGNGTDPVNMYENSIKVPFLATHPGVIPEGTVQSALASAYDILPTFLDYVDLPLPDTNLPGQSLVPVLKNESAKGRDCVVIYDEYGYCRMIRTAEWKYIHRYPDGPNELYDVVNDPDDRNNLIDDPAQADRVKYLKGEMETWFKKYVIPDIDGRIYNVKGSGQLRPVGRKWEDGKEPFSEAVIRIPVRNE, encoded by the coding sequence ATGTCAGCTTTAGAAAAAACCAATATCGTTTTTATTCTCGCCGATGACATGGCTGTTTGGGCGGCGGGTTGTTATGGCAATGCAGAAATTCGAACGCCAAACCTCGACCGCATGGCGGCAACAGGCGTGCGGTTTGAGAATTTCTTTGTGACGATTCCGGTGTGTTCGGCAAGCCGGGCTTCTTTTTTGACCGGGCGGATTCCGTCTCAGCACGGCGTTCACGATTTTATTGCGGGTCAGGTCAATTTTGGGACCAAAGGACTGAGTTTTCTCGACGATGAAGTTTGTTACACAAATATTTTGGCTGACAATGGGTGGGCATGTGGTCTGTCGGGCAAATGGCATTTGGGCAATTCGTCTCTTCCGCAATGTGGATTTTCTCACTGGTTTGCGCATCCGGGTGGGGCGGGCGTTTATAACGATCAGGAAATGATACGCGATGGTGTGACAGAGGTTGTGCCCGGTTATGTGACGCATGTGATTACGGATGATGCGCTTGAATATATCGATGCTCACGCAGAAGATGAAAATCCATTTTATCTGAGTGTTCATTATACTGCGCCACACGCGCCGTGGATCGGTCATCCTCAGGATATTGTGGATTCTTATGATGACTGTGCGTTTGAGACGTGCCCACAGGAACCACTCCATCCATGGGCAAAGGTGCCTGAGGATGATGCAGACCTGCCGGCCCGGTCAATGAGAGGGCTGAGCAATAACCTGGGGCAGCGCGAAAGTTTGAAGGGATATTTTGCGGCGGTGACTGCGATGGATCTGGATGTGGGGCGGATTTTGGACAAGCTGGAAGAAAAGGGTTTGCGCGAAAATACGCTTGTGGTGTTTACTTCTGACAATGGGTATTCGTGCGGGCAACATGGGTTTTGGGGTAAAGGCAATGGAACTGATCCGGTGAATATGTATGAGAATTCGATTAAAGTGCCTTTCTTAGCTACGCACCCGGGTGTGATTCCAGAAGGCACGGTGCAATCGGCGCTGGCTTCGGCTTATGATATTTTGCCCACGTTTTTGGACTATGTTGATCTTCCGCTTCCCGATACGAATTTGCCAGGCCAATCGCTGGTCCCCGTGTTGAAAAATGAGAGTGCAAAAGGTCGTGACTGTGTTGTCATTTATGATGAGTATGGTTATTGCAGGATGATTCGGACCGCCGAGTGGAAATACATCCATCGTTATCCAGATGGACCAAATGAGCTTTACGATGTTGTGAATGACCCCGATGATCGCAACAATTTAATCGATGACCCGGCACAGGCTGATCGCGTGAAATATCTCAAAGGAGAGATGGAAACGTGGTTTAAGAAATATGTGATTCCAGATATCGATGGGCGCATATACAATGTGAAGGGTTCTGGCCAGTTGCGGCCTGTGGGTAGAAAATGGGAAGATGGAAAAGAACCTTTTTCAGAGGCTGTAATCAGGATACCAGTGAGAAATGAGTGA